A window of the Schistocerca nitens isolate TAMUIC-IGC-003100 chromosome 5, iqSchNite1.1, whole genome shotgun sequence genome harbors these coding sequences:
- the LOC126260062 gene encoding L-seryl-tRNA(Sec) kinase gives MENKESEIVLLILLGLPASGKTTLSKVLMKLSGDVNVSGSVGEKNHSIIHICYDALVPLLSLEQTKWSETRKKVVFVVENIICLLKTQNYSELDDYLQCMQIEKTKRHISQATNETTMVLIDDNMYYSSMRYEYFKMARKYTISFAEICLHCSAEVACSRNSQRSDDRVAQDTIIRMAGKLCCPSKKNSWEKWFCCLSSESPFDKRDAQAAFRVIEDSLKEPVLPVNNEDDENAHKKCAPNLIHEADIALRKVIGSKIKQLSASTATGKNKQSLILKKQLLLQELKSGVLEVPEAIYKMFDTRSDELQEELQQWWLTFFL, from the coding sequence ATGGAAAATAAGGAAAGTGAGATTGTGCTGCTTATTTTACTTGGTTTGCCAGCTAGTGGCAAAACAACATTATCAAAAGTGTTGATGAAGTTGAGTGGCGACGTTAATGTTTCTGGATCCGTGGGTGAAAAAAATCACAGTATAATTCATATTTGTTATGATGCATTAGTGCCACTACTTTCGCTTGAACAAACTAAGTGGAGTGAAACTCGTAAGAAGGTTGTTTTCGTAGTTGAAAATATTATTTGCCTCCTGAAAACACAGAACTATTCAGAACTAGACGACTACTTGCAGTGTATGCAAATAGAGAAGACCAAAAGGCACATTTCACAAGCTACAAATGAAACTACAATGGTCCTCATAGATGACAATATGTATTACAGTAGTATGCggtatgaatattttaaaatggCAAGAAAATATACAATAAGTTTTGCAGAAATCTGTTTACACTGTTCAGCAGAGGTGGCTTGTAGTCGCAACTCGCAGAGATCAGATGATCGTGTGGCACAAGATACTATTATTAGAATGGCAGGAAAACTGTGCTGCCCCAGTAAGAAAAATTCGTGGGAGAAATGGTTCTGTTGTCTCTCTTCAGAATCGCCATTTGATAAGAGAGATGCACAAGCTGCATTCCGGGTTATAGAGGATAGCCTTAAGGAACCAGTTTTACCTGTGAATAATGAAGATGATGAGAATGCACATAAAAAATGTGCTCCTAATCTCATTCATGAAGCTGATATTGCTCTGCGGAAAGTTATAGGTAGTAAAATAAAGCAACTATCTGCAAGCACTGCTACTGGTAAAAATAAGCAATCCTTAATTTTAAAGAAACAGTTACTCCTACAAGAATTGAAAAGTGGTGTTCTGGAGGTGCCAGAAGCCATATATAAAATGTTTGATACCAGAAGTGATGAACTGCAGGAAGAATTACAACAGTGGTGGCTAACTTTTTTTTTATGA